The Sphaerospermopsis torques-reginae ITEP-024 genome has a window encoding:
- a CDS encoding DUF3531 family protein, with the protein MYIQFREFNPFDVWFWIKFSTIPSQQEKQYVEEVFNSWFYLGKLGGFNAENLQVQETGLDLSYMDYDNQGYDQSMLALMHNMGEFEYEGEWGRCWFDLGTSDAIALDILINALTQLSEEYVTIEALYLGGENEDWPVEDSETRAYSIYDN; encoded by the coding sequence ATGTACATTCAATTCCGCGAATTTAATCCCTTTGACGTTTGGTTCTGGATCAAATTTAGTACCATTCCTTCCCAACAAGAAAAACAATATGTAGAAGAAGTGTTTAACTCCTGGTTTTATTTAGGTAAACTAGGAGGTTTCAACGCTGAAAACTTGCAAGTTCAAGAAACAGGTTTGGATTTAAGCTACATGGATTATGACAACCAAGGTTATGATCAAAGTATGTTAGCTTTAATGCACAACATGGGAGAATTTGAATATGAAGGGGAATGGGGAAGATGCTGGTTTGATTTAGGAACAAGTGATGCGATCGCCTTAGATATTCTCATCAACGCCCTCACTCAATTAAGTGAAGAATACGTCACCATAGAAGCATTATATTTAGGTGGTGAAAACGAAGATTGGCCAGTAGAAGATAGTGAAACTCGCGCTTATTCCATTTACGATAATTAA
- a CDS encoding Sll0314/Alr1548 family TPR repeat-containing protein, with product MSKHLLGFPLVSKVAFATTLILNLWVNPSLAGDPFRSSEPHKIGDRTEAAFTAIFQQGNYPVAEDHLKKAIADEPDEPLAYALKASLAYTNQDLVNLEKYSKKTLEAGQKLIATNQLRGNLYTGVGNFLEGAVILTREGTVNGASKAFTRLTRVYEYLDRAEAINANDPELNLIKGYMNLMLAVNLPFISPDQAIEQLEQNAAPGYLVDRGIALAYRDLKKYPQALDYVNRALKNTSDNPEIYYLKAQILYLQGKQDKSQNLVKEAIAYFEKALTKKSQLPASLVRQIESERNQAKNRLNNI from the coding sequence ATGTCTAAACATCTTTTGGGTTTTCCTCTGGTTTCTAAAGTTGCTTTTGCTACTACGTTAATCTTAAATTTGTGGGTAAATCCCTCATTAGCGGGTGATCCATTTCGCAGTAGTGAACCTCATAAAATTGGCGATCGCACGGAAGCAGCGTTTACAGCGATTTTCCAACAAGGAAATTATCCTGTTGCAGAGGATCACCTGAAAAAAGCGATCGCTGATGAACCCGATGAACCTTTAGCTTATGCTTTAAAAGCATCTTTAGCTTATACTAATCAAGATTTGGTTAATTTGGAGAAGTACAGCAAAAAGACTTTAGAAGCTGGACAAAAGTTGATTGCTACTAACCAATTACGTGGTAATTTATACACTGGAGTAGGCAATTTTTTAGAAGGTGCTGTTATTCTTACCCGTGAAGGTACGGTTAATGGTGCATCAAAGGCATTTACTAGGTTAACAAGAGTGTATGAATATTTAGATAGAGCAGAAGCCATTAATGCCAATGATCCAGAGTTAAATTTAATTAAAGGCTATATGAACTTAATGTTAGCCGTGAATTTGCCTTTTATTAGTCCTGATCAAGCGATTGAACAACTGGAACAAAATGCAGCACCTGGATATTTAGTAGATAGGGGTATTGCTTTAGCGTATAGGGATTTGAAAAAATATCCCCAAGCATTAGATTATGTAAATCGTGCTTTGAAAAACACCTCTGACAACCCAGAAATTTATTATCTGAAAGCGCAAATACTGTACTTACAAGGTAAACAGGATAAAAGTCAGAATTTGGTTAAAGAAGCGATCGCATATTTTGAAAAAGCGTTAACCAAAAAATCCCAACTTCCTGCTAGTCTAGTCAGACAAATTGAATCCGAACGCAACCAGGCTAAAAACCGACTAAATAATATATGA
- the rsmG gene encoding 16S rRNA (guanine(527)-N(7))-methyltransferase RsmG, whose product MSLESVSSLPEMLEVWQETLNWQPTNDQQNQLQKLYELVIEANRYVNLTRITEASEFWEKHLWDSLRGVAPKQHFIDILNHGASVIDIGTGAGFPGLPLSIIFPNSQVTLLDSTRKKINFIDSVLNDLPLTNAKTMVGRVEEIGQESKHRENYDLAVIRAVGSVSACAEYSLPLVKKGGLAVIYRGSWTKEENQSLENAVHHLGGEIELIEEFTTPLSNSIRHCLYLRKVKNTPVSFPRPVGIPTQKPL is encoded by the coding sequence ATGAGTTTAGAGTCTGTATCTAGTTTACCAGAAATGCTAGAAGTTTGGCAAGAAACGTTAAATTGGCAACCAACAAATGATCAACAAAATCAATTGCAAAAACTCTATGAATTAGTTATTGAAGCTAATCGTTATGTAAATTTAACGCGCATTACTGAAGCATCAGAATTTTGGGAAAAACATCTTTGGGATTCGTTAAGAGGAGTTGCACCAAAACAGCATTTTATTGATATTTTAAATCATGGTGCATCGGTAATTGATATTGGTACTGGTGCGGGTTTTCCTGGTTTACCGCTTTCCATTATTTTCCCTAATTCTCAGGTGACTTTGTTAGATTCTACTCGCAAGAAAATTAATTTTATTGACTCTGTTTTAAATGATCTTCCTCTCACAAATGCTAAAACAATGGTCGGGAGAGTGGAGGAAATTGGACAGGAAAGTAAACACAGGGAAAATTATGATTTAGCTGTTATTCGTGCAGTGGGTAGTGTTTCTGCTTGTGCTGAATATAGTTTACCCTTAGTGAAAAAAGGTGGTTTAGCAGTTATTTATCGGGGAAGTTGGACAAAAGAAGAAAATCAAAGTTTAGAAAATGCGGTACATCATTTAGGAGGAGAAATTGAATTAATTGAAGAATTTACAACTCCTTTAAGTAATAGTATTCGTCATTGTTTATATTTAAGGAAGGTGAAAAATACACCTGTAAGTTTTCCTCGTCCTGTGGGTATACCAACACAAAAACCTCTTTAA
- a CDS encoding Uma2 family endonuclease: MVMTPIKEEVLKNYSLENWIQNSPEGTEWVNGELLEKKEVTLKHSRVQAKLATYWRNYKDSSEQGGEVYTEAPCRTHQQGRRPDVAYLTPELIQQFGEPDVLPQSFPLVAEIISPTDLAEDMIAKSQEYLQSGSEEVWLVFPENRWIIVITKNQRLVFIAGEIVRTQTVLLGFNITVDELLG; encoded by the coding sequence ATGGTAATGACACCAATTAAAGAAGAGGTATTAAAAAATTATTCGCTAGAAAATTGGATACAAAATTCCCCAGAGGGTACAGAATGGGTAAATGGGGAATTATTGGAGAAAAAAGAAGTGACACTGAAACATAGTCGGGTACAAGCAAAACTAGCTACTTACTGGAGAAATTATAAAGATTCTAGTGAACAAGGTGGAGAAGTTTATACAGAAGCACCCTGTCGCACTCATCAACAAGGTCGTCGTCCTGATGTTGCTTATCTTACTCCAGAATTGATACAGCAGTTTGGTGAACCTGACGTTTTACCTCAAAGTTTTCCCCTCGTAGCAGAAATTATTTCTCCCACAGATTTAGCAGAAGATATGATTGCTAAATCTCAAGAATATTTGCAATCAGGAAGTGAGGAAGTTTGGTTAGTTTTTCCTGAAAATCGTTGGATTATTGTAATTACTAAGAATCAACGTCTTGTGTTTATTGCTGGTGAAATAGTGAGGACTCAAACTGTATTACTAGGGTTTAATATTACAGTAGATGAATTATTGGGGTAA
- a CDS encoding Uma2 family endonuclease, with product MSTKLLTRRFTVTEYHQMNEAGILTEDDRVELINGEIIEMSPIGRKHASCVNRLNSIFSQLLGKRVIVAVQNPITLDNFSEPQPDIALLKPREDFYESAHPQPSDVFLLIEVADSSFEYDRDIKIPLYAANGIVEVWLVDIIEQKIIVYRQPTENTYSKIKTFQRGEILDILAFPEIKITVDSILG from the coding sequence ATGTCTACTAAATTATTAACCAGACGTTTCACAGTTACAGAATATCACCAAATGAATGAAGCAGGAATATTAACAGAAGATGATAGAGTGGAATTAATTAACGGAGAAATAATTGAAATGTCACCAATTGGAAGAAAACACGCATCTTGTGTAAATCGTTTAAACTCTATTTTTTCACAGTTACTAGGTAAAAGAGTAATTGTTGCTGTACAAAACCCCATAACTTTAGATAATTTTTCCGAACCGCAACCAGACATAGCGTTACTGAAACCCCGTGAAGATTTTTATGAATCTGCACATCCCCAACCATCGGATGTATTCTTATTAATAGAAGTTGCAGATAGTAGTTTTGAATATGATCGAGATATCAAAATTCCCCTTTATGCAGCTAATGGTATTGTAGAAGTTTGGCTAGTTGATATCATCGAACAAAAAATTATCGTTTATCGTCAACCTACAGAAAATACTTATAGTAAAATCAAAACCTTTCAACGTGGTGAAATTTTAGATATTCTCGCATTTCCAGAAATTAAAATTACCGTTGATAGCATTTTAGGCTAG
- a CDS encoding Uma2 family endonuclease, which yields MVISPFKLNLDTVNLSDEQFYQLCQKNSDLQFERTSTGELIIMPPVGGESGNREAEFIIDLGVWNRQTKLGYTFSSSTIFKLPNGGDRSPDAAWIKKERWEALTPEQRRKFPPIAPDFVIELRSATDSLDTLRQKMQEYMDAGVKLAWLINPQQQQVEIYRLGKDVELRNLPTELLGEEILPGFSLSLDCY from the coding sequence ATGGTTATCAGTCCTTTCAAACTAAACTTAGATACTGTTAATTTAAGCGATGAACAGTTTTATCAATTATGTCAAAAAAACAGTGATTTACAATTTGAACGTACATCTACCGGAGAATTAATTATTATGCCACCAGTGGGAGGAGAAAGCGGAAATAGAGAAGCAGAATTTATTATAGATTTAGGTGTTTGGAATCGGCAAACAAAACTAGGTTATACTTTTAGTTCTTCCACTATATTTAAGTTACCAAATGGGGGCGATCGCTCTCCTGATGCAGCTTGGATTAAAAAAGAAAGATGGGAAGCATTAACACCTGAACAAAGGCGAAAATTTCCCCCTATTGCACCGGATTTTGTGATTGAATTAAGGTCAGCAACGGATAGTTTAGACACTCTGCGTCAGAAAATGCAAGAATATATGGATGCAGGGGTAAAACTGGCATGGTTGATAAATCCTCAACAGCAGCAGGTAGAAATTTATCGTTTAGGAAAAGATGTAGAATTACGCAATTTACCCACAGAATTATTAGGGGAAGAAATATTACCAGGATTTAGTTTGAGTTTAGATTGTTATTAA
- a CDS encoding NUDIX hydrolase — MNKPGEIRVIVLALIKDGDRIFVSEGYDPTKQSTFYRALGGGVEFGETSRIALEREFQEEIQADLTNIRYLNCIENLFIFDGKQGHEIIQLYQCDFADPKFYQIESLTFSETPEKKHRALWVEIEKFKSGELRLVPEVFFDYL; from the coding sequence ATGAATAAACCAGGTGAAATTAGAGTCATAGTTTTAGCATTAATTAAAGACGGTGACAGAATCTTTGTTTCTGAAGGATATGATCCGACAAAACAATCAACATTTTATCGTGCTTTAGGTGGAGGAGTAGAATTTGGTGAAACCAGTCGCATAGCATTGGAACGAGAATTTCAAGAAGAAATACAAGCTGATTTAACCAACATTCGTTATTTAAATTGTATCGAAAACCTGTTTATATTCGATGGTAAACAAGGACATGAAATCATCCAACTTTATCAATGCGACTTTGCAGATCCGAAATTTTACCAAATTGAAAGTTTAACTTTTTCCGAAACACCAGAAAAGAAACATCGCGCTTTATGGGTAGAAATTGAGAAGTTTAAATCAGGAGAATTAAGATTAGTACCAGAAGTATTTTTTGATTATTTGTAA
- a CDS encoding AAA family ATPase yields the protein MNTKSPVPRLDLAPKLRRPLSLSNPLDYLRLLYWVFYFPQALRCYVDTFGGGYIPTKEMNWSKGIEILRKNSIQRQLLFQGVVLTIIAPILIGLFLELLGLRIDWFGVAVCVAVCVAVGVAYGVLGGVAVGVAVGVAFGVAFGVLGGVAFGVAYGVAFVVAYGVAVGVMFGVPGGVAFGVVTLRLESWLIGLPFNLRYLRNSSFLLPRLTIIPLPYLNSRLNNWLLQDWENGVHNVNQLLAYTLQFIPVIQAVNKALKRKPPEQIIWSVSQLANNPFDWQLIKRISDLKQPSTKKPHRAAAAGFWYLHEKQPTKATEAFAVVRSLLYGEEMYILAQTLAAFNDTEELNSITNLQLPTFPTSGLLRPHTWQTLDRFLRVIEDVKIINRSVSRVSRSSALNRALGELTTILNTADTLAKAEQGLIIDIAENWQQQLLQIAGEVGEVVINKPVNNPYVIGDPVMGNLFVAREDIIRQLEELWLRSPQLQSVVIYGHRRMGKTSILRNAANSLENQVKVAYVNLLKLGDVTQGVGEVLMFISDEISQVVNMPLPNDDDLLKLPFPTFNRYFKEVIKNLSGGLIIALDEFEKIEDLIKNQKIPANFMDFLRGLLQESPQVAFAFAGLHTLDEMTADYFHPFFGSVINIRVGFLSRGATGQILANPAIEEFLLDYTPEALDKIYDLTYGQPYLVQLIGFHLVRLYNDFVFEQGRNRDPVFTVEDIDTIVNKPEFFTRGSNYFNGVWSQAGENNDNTQQVILSHLAKSPQGLNLNDLVELMGIDESNLQKALDTLKRHDVIVKNQGRWRIIVELFRRWVKKSHP from the coding sequence ATGAATACCAAATCACCTGTACCTCGTTTAGATTTAGCCCCTAAATTACGCCGTCCTCTCTCTTTGTCGAATCCTTTAGATTACCTACGGTTACTGTATTGGGTGTTTTACTTTCCCCAGGCTTTGCGGTGTTATGTTGATACTTTTGGCGGGGGTTATATTCCTACAAAGGAAATGAACTGGAGTAAAGGAATAGAGATATTACGTAAAAACTCTATTCAGCGTCAATTATTATTTCAAGGTGTGGTTTTAACAATAATTGCACCTATATTAATAGGTTTATTTTTAGAATTATTAGGTTTACGTATTGATTGGTTCGGTGTGGCGGTATGTGTGGCGGTATGTGTGGCGGTAGGTGTGGCGTACGGTGTGCTGGGAGGTGTGGCGGTAGGTGTGGCGGTAGGTGTGGCGTTCGGTGTGGCGTTCGGTGTGCTGGGAGGTGTGGCGTTCGGTGTGGCGTACGGTGTGGCGTTCGTTGTGGCTTACGGTGTGGCGGTAGGTGTGATGTTCGGTGTGCCGGGAGGTGTGGCGTTCGGTGTGGTGACTTTACGTCTTGAAAGTTGGTTAATTGGCCTACCTTTCAACTTACGTTATCTCAGAAATAGTAGTTTTTTACTTCCCCGCCTTACTATTATACCCTTACCTTACCTTAATTCACGTTTAAACAACTGGTTATTACAGGACTGGGAAAATGGCGTACATAATGTTAATCAACTCTTAGCATATACTTTGCAATTTATTCCTGTCATCCAAGCAGTGAATAAGGCATTGAAGAGAAAACCACCAGAACAAATTATTTGGTCTGTTTCTCAATTAGCAAATAATCCTTTTGATTGGCAATTAATAAAACGTATTTCAGATTTAAAACAACCTTCAACCAAAAAACCCCATCGTGCTGCTGCGGCTGGTTTTTGGTATCTGCATGAAAAACAACCCACTAAAGCAACAGAAGCTTTTGCTGTGGTGCGTTCTCTTCTCTATGGAGAAGAAATGTATATTCTTGCCCAAACTTTAGCAGCATTTAACGACACTGAAGAATTAAACTCTATTACTAACCTACAATTACCTACATTCCCCACATCAGGTTTATTACGTCCTCACACTTGGCAAACATTAGATAGATTTCTGCGAGTAATTGAAGATGTAAAAATCATCAATCGCAGTGTATCCCGTGTCTCGCGTTCTTCAGCTTTAAATCGCGCATTAGGTGAACTGACAACTATTTTAAATACAGCCGACACCTTAGCCAAAGCAGAACAGGGATTAATTATAGATATTGCTGAAAACTGGCAACAACAATTATTACAAATTGCTGGGGAAGTTGGGGAAGTTGTTATTAATAAACCTGTAAATAATCCTTATGTTATCGGCGACCCTGTAATGGGTAATTTGTTTGTTGCTCGAGAAGATATTATTAGACAATTAGAAGAACTTTGGTTAAGAAGTCCTCAACTCCAGTCAGTTGTAATTTATGGTCATAGACGCATGGGTAAAACTTCCATTTTACGCAATGCTGCTAACTCTTTAGAGAATCAGGTCAAAGTTGCTTATGTGAATTTATTAAAGTTAGGAGATGTCACTCAAGGTGTAGGTGAGGTATTAATGTTTATTAGTGATGAAATTTCCCAAGTTGTGAATATGCCCCTTCCCAATGATGATGATTTATTAAAACTTCCTTTCCCCACTTTTAACCGCTATTTTAAAGAAGTAATTAAAAATTTATCTGGTGGGTTAATCATTGCCTTAGATGAATTTGAAAAAATTGAAGATTTAATCAAAAACCAAAAAATTCCTGCTAATTTTATGGACTTCTTGAGAGGTTTATTACAAGAATCTCCTCAAGTTGCTTTTGCTTTTGCAGGGTTGCACACTTTAGATGAAATGACCGCAGATTATTTTCATCCCTTTTTTGGTAGCGTGATTAATATTCGTGTAGGTTTTCTCAGTCGTGGTGCAACTGGTCAAATTCTCGCTAACCCTGCTATTGAAGAATTTTTATTAGACTACACACCAGAAGCACTAGATAAAATTTATGATTTAACCTACGGACAACCTTATTTAGTGCAGTTAATAGGTTTTCATTTAGTGCGATTATATAATGATTTTGTGTTTGAACAAGGAAGAAACCGCGACCCTGTTTTTACAGTGGAAGATATAGACACAATTGTCAATAAACCAGAATTTTTTACCAGAGGCAGTAATTATTTTAATGGTGTTTGGAGTCAAGCTGGGGAAAATAATGATAATACTCAACAAGTAATTTTAAGTCATTTGGCAAAATCTCCCCAGGGATTAAATTTAAATGATTTGGTTGAGTTGATGGGAATAGATGAAAGTAATTTACAGAAAGCTTTAGATACTTTAAAACGTCATGATGTGATTGTCAAAAATCAAGGACGTTGGAGAATTATTGTAGAGTTATTTCGGCGTTGGGTTAAGAAATCACATCCTTAA
- a CDS encoding DUF3368 domain-containing protein: protein MPVVSNTSPLLNLAIIDQLDLLRQQFGEILIPKAVLEELRVEEILPGSDHLREALVGGWLQVREVNNPSLVQLLQRDLDRGESEAIALALLLDADWIILDERDGRRIAKSFGLQVTGILGVVIRASRNGQISSLPLVINQLREEAGFHIAPNLLSQILKEETK, encoded by the coding sequence ATGCCAGTGGTCAGTAATACTTCGCCATTATTGAATCTGGCAATCATAGATCAGCTAGATTTATTACGCCAACAATTTGGCGAGATACTGATACCAAAGGCTGTATTGGAGGAATTGCGGGTAGAAGAAATACTACCAGGTTCTGATCACCTGCGAGAAGCCCTAGTTGGAGGATGGCTTCAAGTGCGGGAGGTTAATAATCCATCTTTGGTACAGCTATTACAGCGAGATTTAGACAGAGGTGAATCAGAAGCAATTGCACTTGCATTATTGCTGGATGCAGACTGGATAATTTTAGATGAACGAGATGGGAGGAGAATTGCCAAAAGTTTTGGGTTACAAGTGACAGGAATATTAGGTGTAGTTATACGTGCATCACGTAATGGACAGATTTCTTCACTGCCATTGGTGATTAACCAGTTACGCGAAGAAGCTGGTTTTCATATTGCACCTAATTTATTATCTCAGATTTTGAAAGAGGAGACAAAATAA
- a CDS encoding ABC transporter ATP-binding protein, translating into MLYLRNLTYHPTACPTAILKSINLELPPQQLGLVIGPSGSGKSTLLEILSGLAEPTSGAAFWREQELIAEQLQQLAGIVFQFPERHFCGGTILEELRLGHPELGTERVHQALREVGLDHLSLSTSPHALSGGQQRRLALAVQLIRQPNLLLLDEPTAGLDWSIRRQLVNLLAKLKKDWTLLVVTHDAGDMLPIADSCWTLNHGVLESVDPKTLEKKIAETVGK; encoded by the coding sequence ATGCTTTATCTGAGAAATTTAACTTATCACCCCACAGCTTGTCCCACAGCAATTCTTAAATCTATTAACCTGGAATTACCACCACAGCAACTAGGTTTAGTCATAGGTCCTAGTGGTTCAGGTAAAAGCACCTTATTAGAAATTTTATCAGGATTAGCTGAACCTACCTCCGGTGCAGCATTTTGGAGAGAACAGGAATTAATAGCTGAACAACTGCAACAATTAGCGGGAATAGTCTTTCAATTTCCCGAAAGGCACTTTTGCGGTGGTACAATTTTGGAAGAATTGCGTTTAGGACATCCCGAATTAGGTACAGAACGAGTTCATCAAGCACTTAGAGAAGTAGGATTAGATCATTTATCACTTTCTACCTCACCCCATGCTTTAAGCGGTGGACAACAAAGACGTTTAGCTTTAGCAGTTCAATTAATTCGCCAACCAAATTTATTATTATTAGATGAACCTACAGCCGGTTTAGATTGGTCTATTCGTCGTCAATTAGTAAATTTATTAGCGAAATTGAAAAAAGATTGGACTTTGTTAGTTGTTACACATGATGCTGGAGATATGTTACCAATAGCGGATAGTTGTTGGACTTTAAATCATGGTGTTTTAGAATCTGTTGATCCTAAAACTTTAGAAAAGAAAATTGCAGAAACTGTTGGGAAGTGA
- a CDS encoding Uma2 family endonuclease, with protein MSTKLLTRRFTVEQYHQMNAAGILTEDDRVELINGEIIEMSPIGRRHASCVRRLISTLSQLLLPLAIVDSQNPVNLNNFSEPQPDIALLKPREDFYESAHPQPSDVLLLIEVADSSFEYDRDIKIPLYAANGIVEVWLVDIIEQKIIVYRQPTENTYSKIKTFQRGEILDILAFPEIKITVDSILGTK; from the coding sequence ATGTCTACTAAACTATTAACCAGACGTTTCACAGTTGAACAATATCATCAAATGAATGCAGCAGGAATTTTAACAGAAGATGATAGAGTAGAATTAATTAACGGAGAAATTATTGAAATGTCACCCATTGGAAGAAGACACGCAAGTTGTGTAAGAAGATTAATTAGTACATTGTCTCAATTGTTGCTTCCATTAGCAATAGTTGATTCTCAAAATCCCGTCAATTTGAATAATTTTTCCGAACCCCAACCAGACATAGCATTACTTAAACCCCGTGAAGATTTTTATGAATCTGCACATCCTCAACCATCGGATGTATTATTATTAATAGAAGTTGCAGATAGCAGTTTTGAATATGATCGAGATATAAAAATTCCACTTTATGCAGCTAATGGTATTGTAGAAGTTTGGTTAGTGGATATCATCGAACAAAAAATCATTGTTTATCGTCAACCTACAGAAAATACTTATAGTAAAATCAAAACCTTTCAACGTGGTGAAATTTTAGATATTCTCGCATTTCCAGAAATTAAAATTACCGTTGATAGTATTTTAGGAACAAAATAA
- a CDS encoding UPF0175 family protein, producing MSVQLSIPDSVIAAIRLPEKRIEQELLVELALALYSQELLSFGKARELASMGKYEFGKLLGERGINRHYELAELEDDLNYASGQ from the coding sequence ATGAGTGTGCAACTGTCTATTCCCGATTCTGTAATTGCAGCAATTCGCCTACCAGAAAAACGTATAGAACAGGAGTTATTGGTTGAATTAGCATTAGCTCTCTATAGCCAAGAACTATTATCCTTTGGTAAGGCTAGAGAGTTAGCTTCCATGGGAAAATATGAATTTGGTAAATTATTAGGAGAACGAGGAATTAATAGGCACTATGAATTGGCAGAATTGGAGGATGATTTAAACTATGCCAGTGGTCAGTAA
- a CDS encoding superoxide dismutase, whose amino-acid sequence MSLKRRHFLVLLGASAGAFVLDSYASAETSTPRTSTIELPPLPYPYDALEPHIDARTMQFHHDKHHAAYVNNLNKALDKYPELKNKTVEELLQNLDNVPADIRTTVRNNGGGHVNHSMFWKIMKPNGGGEPTGEIATAINDNFGNFADFKKQFNEAGGGRFGSGWVWLVRNKNGKLEITTTANQDSPLMEGKYPIFGNDVWEHAYYLKYQNRRPEYLDAWWNVVNWDEINQRFADAKKLG is encoded by the coding sequence ATGAGTTTAAAACGTCGTCATTTCTTGGTTTTACTGGGTGCTAGTGCGGGTGCTTTTGTTCTTGATAGTTACGCTTCTGCGGAAACATCCACCCCCAGAACATCAACTATTGAACTACCCCCTTTACCCTACCCTTACGACGCACTAGAACCGCATATTGATGCTAGAACCATGCAGTTTCATCACGATAAACACCATGCAGCTTATGTGAACAACTTAAATAAAGCATTGGACAAATACCCAGAACTGAAAAACAAAACCGTTGAAGAACTACTGCAAAATCTGGATAATGTCCCCGCAGATATTAGAACTACAGTCAGAAATAATGGTGGTGGTCATGTTAACCATTCCATGTTTTGGAAAATCATGAAACCTAATGGTGGTGGTGAACCGACTGGAGAAATAGCAACAGCAATTAATGATAATTTTGGCAATTTTGCGGATTTCAAAAAACAGTTTAATGAAGCTGGTGGTGGTCGTTTTGGTAGCGGTTGGGTTTGGTTAGTTCGCAATAAGAATGGTAAGTTAGAAATTACAACTACAGCAAATCAAGATAGTCCTTTAATGGAAGGTAAATATCCCATTTTTGGTAATGATGTTTGGGAACACGCTTACTATCTAAAATATCAAAATCGTCGTCCTGAATATTTAGATGCTTGGTGGAATGTGGTTAACTGGGATGAAATTAATCAACGATTTGCAGATGCAAAGAAATTAGGGTAG